The Morganella morganii sequence GCAGCGCGGCATCACGGCGATAAACGGCAGGCCGAGCAGACGGGCGAAGTACGCTTCAGAGACAGCGGTGCTGCCGGAGGACGCTTCAATCACCGGTGTGCCTTCGCGGATCCAGCCGTTACACAGGCCGTACAGGAAAAGCGAACGCGCCAGGCGGTGTTTCAGGCTGCCGGTCGGGTGAGTGCTTTCATCTTTGAGATATAATGAAACCCCCGGGTAAACGGGTAATTCCAGCGGGATCAGGTGGGTGTCAGCACTGCGCTGATAATCGGCCTGAATGGCATTAATGGCGGATGTGGTCCATTGGGTTGTCATGTAGTATCTCCTCACGGTCTGTTGATGCATCTTAGCAATTCTGTGAGAGAAAAGGCTTTTTCTATTTTCTGTATCATGCATGATATGGAGAAATTTATTCTCTCTGGTGGTGATATGTTAGATAAAACAGACCGTAAATTGTTACAACTTTTGCAGGAAGATGCTGCATTATCACTGAACACCCTGTCCGAAGCGGTGAACCTGACATCCACTCCCTGCTGGAAACGGCTGAAACGGCTGGAAGATGAAGGGTATATCCGCAAACGTGTGGCGCTGCTGGACCCGGAGAAGCTCGGGCTGGGACTGACGGTGATCGTCATGATCAAGACACAGCACCACAGCAGTGAGTGGTATACTCAGTTTGTGGAATTTGTTCAGCAGATGCCTGATGTGGTGGAGTTTTACCGGATGGCCGGGGAATTTGACTACATGCTGCAGGTCGAGGTGGTGGACATGAAATGCTTCGATCATTTTTACAAAAAACTGGTTAACGGTGTGCCCGGTTTAATTGATGTGACTTCCAATTTTGCGATGGAGCGCATAAAGTACACCACCGCATTGCCGATTCCGGAGAAATGCAAAGCGGACTGATTATTAACCTGAGATGTTATACGGGATCCTGTGAGATTATTTGCCCAATTAAAATGGTATTTCCTCAGTGAATGGCGGCGCTATACCGGTGCGGTCACTTTTCTGATCATTATCGCGGTGTTACAGATCCTGCCGCCGCGCTTTGTCGGCATCATTGTTGACGGCGTGACCAAAGAGACGATGACCACCACCACGCTGTGGGGCTGGGTCGGCGTGATGCTGCTTATCGCACTGGTGATTTATATTCTGCGCTATATCTGGCGGGTCTGGTTATTCGGTGCCTCCTACAAGCTGGCGGTGCGTCTGCGTCAGGATTTTTATCAGCAGTTCAGCCGCCAGTCTCCGGCCTTTTATCACCGTTACCGGACCGGTGACCTGATCGCCCGCAGTACCAATGATGTGGACAAAGTGGTGTTTGCCGCCGGAGAGGGGGTGCTGACGCTGGTGGATTCTTTTGTCATGGGACTGGTGGTCCTGCTGACGATGAGTATTGAGATCAGCTGGCAGCTGACACTGCTTTCCCTGCTGCCGATGCCGCTGATGGCTCTGGCTATCAAACGTTACGGGCAGCAGCTGCATCAGCGCTTTAAAACAGCGCAGGGTGCATTTTCCTCCCTGAATAACCACGCGCAGGAAAGCCTCAGCAGTATCCGGATGATTAAAGCTTTTGGCCTGGAAGATCATCAGTCTTCCCGGTTTGAATCCGTTGCGGCGGAAGCCGGACGCAAAAATATGCATGTGGCACAGATAGATGCCCGTTTCGACCCGACCATTATAATGGCTATCGGGATGTCAAACCTGCTCGCGGTTGCCGGCGGCAGCTGGATGGTGATGCAGGGCACACTGACGCTCGGCGGGCTGACCAGCTTTATTATGTATCTCGGGCTGATGATCTGGCCGATGCTGGCATTAGCCTGGATGTTTAACATTGTGGAGCGCGGCAGCGCGGCCTACAGCCGGATCCAATCTCTTCTTGAAACCCCGCCGGTACTGGCGGATGGTACAGAATCCCCGCAACCGGGACGCGGCGAGCTGTCCGTTGCCGTGAATGAATTCTGCTATCCGGAAAGCCGCCGGGCGGTTCTGCATGATATCCGTTTTACCCTCAGACCGGGCCAGCTGCTCGGGTTGTGCGGTCCGACCGGCTGCGGTAAATCCACGCTGCTGGCACTAATCCAGCGTCATTATGATGTGACAGCGGGAACCATCTGTTTTCAGGGCAGACCGCTGCCGGAACTGACCTTCGCCGGCTGGCATGCCCGGCTGGCGGTGGTGAATCAGACGCCGTTTCTGTTCTCCGATACTATCGCCAATAATATTGCGCTGGGGCGGCCCGGGGCGACACAGGAAGAAATTGAACACGCGGCCCGGCTGGCCAGTGTTCATGATGATATTGAACGATTGCCGCTCGGTTATGAAACTCAGGCCGGTGAGCGGGGCGTGATGCTGTCCGGCGGGCAGAAACAGCGGATCTCCATTGCCCGTGCTTTGCTGATGGATGCGGAGATCCTGATCCTCGATGATGCACTTTCCGCAGTGGACGGGCAGACGGAATACCGGATCCTGCAAAATCTGCGGCGCTGGGGGGAGGGCCGTACGGTGATTATCAGTGCGCACCGGCTCTCGGCGCTGACTGAAGCCGACAATATTCTGGTGCTGCAACAGGGCGGTATCAGTGCACAGGGGCGTCATCAGGAGCTGATTAATCAGAACGGATGGTATCGCGAAATGTATCATTATCAGCAGTTAGAGGCCGCGCTCGATGAGTGAACAGACCCGCCCGGAAGCGGCAAAAAACCTGTGGCCGTCGCTGAAACGTCTGCTCGGCTATGGCCGTAACTACCGCCGTCCGATGGCCGTTGCCATTGTGATGCTGTGGCTGACAGCCATTGCTGAAGTCGCCGCACCGGTTCTGGTGAGCTATTTTATCGACAATATGGTGGCGAAAAATCAGATTGTCCTGTCAGTGACATTATTGCTGGTGGCCGGGTTTGTCGCCTTACAGATTGCCGCATCGCTGCTGCACTATTTTCAGCTGATTTATTTCAATCAGGCCGCTGTCGGCGTGGTCCAGACACTGCGCGCCGATGTGATGGATGCCGCACTGCGCCAGCCGCTGAGTGCATTTGACACCCAGCCGGTCGGGCAGCTGATCTCCCGTGTCACCAATGATACGGAGATGATCAAAGACCTGTTTGTCAACGTGCTGCCGACACTGTTCCGCAGCGTGGCGCTGATTGTGGTGATGCTGATCGCCATGTACTCCCTGGAGTGGCGGATGGCGCTGGTGGCAACCGCGATGTTCCCGGCGGTGATGCTGGTGATGTGGATCTATCAGCGGCTGAGCACGCCGATTGTGCGCCGGGTGCGCAGTTATCTGGCCGATATTAACGATGGTTTCCATGAAATTATCAGCGGCATGACAGTGATTCAGCAGTTCCGCCAGCAGGCGCGTTTCGGGGAAAGGATGTTTGCCGCCAACCGCCGTCATTATGAGGTCAGAATGGCGGCACTGCGGCTGGACGGCATTTTGCTGCGTCCGCTGCTGAGCCTGTTTTCGGCGGCGATCCTCTGTGGTCTGATGTTATTGTTCGGGGTTGAGGGCACCGGCGTTATCGGCGTCGGGGTGTTATATGCGTTTATCACCTACCTCGGGCGGCTGAATGAACCGCTTATCACGCTGACATCCCAGCAGTCTGTTTTACAGCAGGCGGTGATTTCCGGTGAGCGTGTTTTTGAGCTGATGGACAGCCCGCAGCAGAAATACGGGGCAGATGATCAGCCGCTGACCGGCGGCAGTATCCGTGTATCACACCTGACATTTGCCTATCAACCCGGAAAACCGGTGCTGCGTGATATCAGTATCGATGTGGTGGAGCACAGTTTTGTCGCCTTTGTCGGGCATACCGGCAGCGGGAAAAGCACACTGGCAAACCTGCTGATGGGCTACTATCCGTGGCAGGCCGGGGAAATCAGCCTCGGCGGGCGTCCGCTGGAACAATTCTCACATAAAGCACTGCGGCAGGGCATCGCGATGGTGCAGCAGGATCCGGTCATTATGGCCGCCTCTTTCCGCGACAATATCACCCTCGGACGGGATATTGATGATGTGCGCATTCACCGGGTGCTGGAGATGGTTCAGCTGAGTGAGCATGTCTCACAGCTTGAATACGGGCTGGATACCGAACTGGGTGAGCAGGGTAACACCTTGTCTGACGGGCAGAAACAGTTGCTGGCCATGGCACGGGTGCTGGTGCAGACCCCGAAAATCCTGATCCTGGATGAGGCAACCGCCAATATCGATTCCGGTACTGAGCAGGCTATCCAGAAAGCCTTACAGCTGATCCGCCGTGAAACCACACTGGTGGTGATTGCACACCGACTGTCCACGATTGTCGATGCGGACACCATTTATGTGCTCAACCGCGGCGAAATGGCGGAATCCGGCTCTCACCGGGCGTTACTGGCAGAGAAGGGCCGCTATTACCAGATGTATCAGCTGCAGCAGGTCGGGGAATCACTCAACGCCCCGGAAGAGAACTATACCCCTGCACTATAATTGTGAGATCGTTCACATAAACAGGTGCATGATGCTGTAAAAAAGTGCAATCTCCGCCTCACAGGAAAAGGTGTCTGATGAATCAGACACCTTTTTTATTTCCATCTTTTTGTTATTAATAGATTTAATTTCCATTCTGCTTATTGGCATCACTTTTGCAACTTGCCCTCAGGACACCAGCAACCTGAAGCGGAGAATGCGATGAAAATGATAATGGCCATCATCAAGCCTTTTAAACTTAATGACGTCAGAGATGCGCTGAACGAAGAGGGTATTCAGGGATTAACTGTACTGGAAGTACGGGGTGCGGGCAGACAGAAGGGGCACACTGAGCTGTACCGGGGGGAGGAGTACAGCACGGATTTTCTGCCGAAGACGCAGCTTACGATTGTTGTGCCTGATGATTCTCTTGATCGCATTATTGAGGCAATTTGCCGCTCGGCATATACCGGCAGTATCGGTGACGGGAAAATATTTGTTTCAGACATTACTCAGGCGGTGCGGATCCGTACCGGTGAACAAAATGATGAAGCTATTTAAACCGCGCGGAGATGCTCAGATGATGAAACGAAAAATGGTCTTGCCTGTTGTGATGTCCGCGGTGCTGCCGCTTCCGGCATTCAGTGCAACGGAAGGAATGGAGCGTGCGGATAATGGTTTTATGCTGATTTGTGCCGCACTGGTGTATTTTATGACACTTCCCGGTATCGCGCTGTTTTACGGCGGACTGGTACGACGTGAGAATGTGTTATCAGTCATGACACAGGTGATTGTCAGCTTCGCGCTGGTGCTGCTGTTATGGGTTTTTTATGGCTACAGCATGGCATTTTCTGACGGAAATGGGGTGATTGGCGGTCTGTCTCATGCATTTCTCAGCGGGATCACGCCTGTCAGTAACAGCGGCAGTATCAGCCAGCTGACACATGTTATTTTCCAGGGCTCTTTTGCGGCAATTACTGTTGCACTTATCACCGGTGCGCTGGCAGAACGGATCAAATTCACGGCCTTTCTGTTGTTCACCGTTATCTGGTTCTCTCTGGCTTATGTACCGATGGCGCATATGGTTTGGGGCGGCGGCTGGCTGGCGGAAGATGGTGCACTGGATTTTGCCGGGGGAACCGTTGTGCATATTAACGCGGCGGTTGCCGGGTTAGTTGGTGCTTACATATTGGGACCGCGCCTGTTACCGGGGAAAACCGCGACCAAACCGCACAGTCTGCCGATGGTCTTTACCGGCACGGCGATCCTTTATATCGGCTGGTTCGGGTTTAATGCCGGATCGGCCGGAAAACCGGATGGTATTGCAGCACTGGCTTTTCTGAATACCGTGATTGCGGTGGCGGCGGGCGTGCTGGCGTGGGTGATTGCAGAGTGGTGCATGCGGGGTAAGCCCTCACTTCTCGGTGCGTGTTCCGGCTGTATCGGCGGTCTGGTCGGGATCACCCCGGCGGCCGGGACGGTGGGCGTCGCGGGGGCGATAGTTATCGGCCTTATCAGCGGTATTGCCGGTTATTGGGGCGTCACTGCACTGAAGCGCCGCCTGAAAGCGGATGATGTCTGCGATGTCTTCGGGATCCACGGCGTCTGCGGTATTGCGGGCTGTCTGCTGACCGGCGTGTTTACTGCGTCCGCTCTCGGCGGTACCGGTTATGCAGAAGGTGTCACTATGCTGCATCAGGTATGGATTCAGGCGGAAAGCATCCTGGTTACTGTGCTCTGGAGCGGAGTGATTACTTACATCGCATTCAAATGCGCGGCACTGACAACCGGTGTACGCTGCACAGAAGAAGATGAGATCAGCGGGCTGGATATCAGTACGCATGGTGAACAGGCCTATAACCGCTCATAGCTGAAAAAAAGTAAGCCCCCGCTCACCGATGTACAGCGGGGGCTTTTTTACCGCAGGCGCTTAAATATCCCGCAAGCGCAGAACGCCTTCCTGTACAGTAGATGCAACCAGCACGCCGGTCTGATTATAGAAGTGACCACGGACAAACCCGCGTCCGCCGGACGCTGTCGGGCTTTCCACGGCATACAGCAGCCATTCATCCAGCCGGAACGGGCGGTGATACCACATGGAATGATCAATCGTGGCAATCTGAATTTCCGGCTGCATAAAGCCGTAGCCGTGTGGCTGGAGGGCAGTCGGCAGGAAATTGTAGTCAGAAGCATAACTGAGCAGATACTGATGCAGCGCCTGATCATCCGGTATGGTGCCGTTGGTTTTCAGCCAGGTATAACGCACCGGCGGATTCTCCGGGTTCTGAAACGGGCTGTAAAAACGCACCGGCCGCCATTCAATAGCCTGCTCACGCAGGAACAGTGCCTGCATTTTCGGTGGCAGATTCGCGGCGATCTTGCGGGCAATATCAGTTTCAGAGGCGAGTTCGTCAGGGCCCGGAACTTCCGGCATGGCATTCTGATGCTCAAAACTGCTCTCTTCCCCCTGGAAAGAGGCGGTCATATAGAAAATCGGTTTTCCGTTCTGAATCGCGCTGATACGGCGGGCACTGAAACTTTTGCCGTCACGCAGATTTTCCACATCATAAATAATCGGTTTATGGCTGTCGCCGGGGCGCAGAAAATAGCTGTGGAATGAATGAACGCGGCGATCAGCCGGAACAGTCTGTCCCGCTGCATACAGTGCCTGTCCGGCAACTTGTCCGCCAAAGACCTGCGGCAGGCCGAGATCTTCACTTTGCCCCCGGAATAACCCGTCTTCGAGTTTTTCGAGTGCCATCAGGTTTATCAGATTTTCTAATGCCAGGCTCATGGTTACCCTTATTAAGTATTTTCAGCAGGAACCGGTCATTCTAATCGCTGTCAGTGCAATTGAAAAATGATAAACCGCCGTTATGTGTGGTTCCTGACCGGCAGAGGTATGTCGTTGTGTCAGTAGTGTGTAAAAATACAGCGGTCAGCACCAGTTGCCTTGCTATTTCAGTGCTGATCCCGGATAATGGCACAGCCTCATTATTGAGGGTTCCTATGGGGGCTTTGTTGGTTCTCCCGCAACATGAACTTGTTAACTCGGTCAGGTCCGGAAGGAAGCAGCCATAGCAGGGGAATTGTGTGCCGGGATGTCGCTGGCAAGGCCCCCACCCATTTCTGTTGTACCCGTCTCTGTGATTATCCCGTTATTGATACTGTTTGCCTCTGTTTGCACAGCGAGTTTCTTCCGTTATTCATCCGGCGCATATTATTCATGTATTCATAATTTAACATTATCCCTGTCCGCACAAACTCCGGCATTCAGCGGGCAACATCAGATATAAGGATATAGCAATATAGGTAAAATTTGTTTTATGTTCTTAGTGTAAAAGAGAGAGTTTCACATAAAATCGCATGTTCAGGTAAAAATCTTATTTTTGATTTAACCCATTATAGTGGTAAACAGTGAAAATGAAATTTTCGCTATACATTGAGTTTAATAAATGGGTATCGTCATTTAATAATCTGGTGAGTGAAACAAACATAAAATATATGCTTTTGTTATAAATTATATCTGTATCGTAATATACGTAAAGAATAGCGGGATAAATAGCGGGCATGATCGGAAGCCAAAGTCAGTCAGCTGTGCCTTTGGCCCGGGATCACTAAAAATAAGACTATTGCCTGAAAGAGAGGCGGTTACAGCAGTTTGAATTAACGGACAAATTTCCAGACAGATGCCGGGATTTTGTCATACAGTTTATTCATGGTTAATTCGGCCAGACGATGATCGGCTGCTGAATAAAAAACCTCCAGCTCATCATCAGTCAGTTCATATTTGTTCTTCTCAATGACACGTTCCAGTGTTTCAATAGAAGTGCACTTACGTAAGCGCATGAGATAGTCCAGTTTAGTCATCATATGTTATCTTCTTGCTGAGTTGTTAGTACGCAATATACTGATATATAAATCTGTATTCCGTTAGTGGACGAGATGCCCCTCGCTGGTCAGCATGCTGCTTACCAGTGATGCCATCTTCTTCCATTCCTCAACGTCATTAAACGAAACTTCCATCTGACCAAACAGCGCGTAAGTTTCATCGATGTATTCATCGACAAATGAGATGAGATCCTTATTTTGTGTATGTTTTATCTTAAAACTCCAGGCCACGTCAGCAATGTAACCTAATAATTCGTTAAGTTTTAAGTTTGAATCTGAGGCTAAATCATTAACCCAATAATTATTGCTTCTGATGAGGGTTTGTGTGCCTTCACGGCAAAGTTCATCACACAGATACTTCAGTACCGCAATATCGTAATTTCGTGGAGAATACTCGTCCATAATCACCTCCTGAATGTAACCGGGAATGATAAGGCGCTGAAAAACGTTAAATTATAATTAACACATGAGTAAGTTATTACGTTATCGACGTCGGTGTATTATATATATCATCAGCCTTTAGTTATAAATAAAGGTAATGTAAAGTTCCGTTCAGCACAAGCGGATAACCAGACGCTGATTACGTGTTAATCTGTTTCAGTCAGTGAACGTGATGTTCCGGAAAAAGATGTGAATAAAAAGGTGTGAGTTAACCCTGTTAGTAATATAACACTATTTCCGCTCTTGTCACTAGCCAAAATACAAAAAAAGTAAATTTAAATGCAGAATAAATGCGCTGATACACAGGTTATAATTACTCATCTGCTTAAATTTACTGAATTTTTATGGGAAAGGGCAGGTGATGAATCATAACGTGTTATGACAAAACCTTACATTTGCAAAATGTTATAATTTACATTCATCTATTGTTTATTTAAGTTTTTCTTACTCAAATTTAAAAATATTCATCATGTCAAAAAAATAAAAAAGGTCACTAATGTGACCTTTTTATGTTTAAGCAGGATTAAAATCCGTCAGGACTATCGCTCTTTTGCGTTACCGCATGAGCATGCTCAATGTCCTCATTCTTCTTACTGAAGCGGCGGCGGATAACCACATAGAAGACCGGTACGAAGAAGATAGCCAGTGAGGTTGCGGCGATCATACCACCGAACACACCTGTACCTACGGCGTTCTGTGCACCGGAACCGGCACCGTTACTCAGGACTAACGGAATAACCCCGAGCATAAAGGCCAGTGATGTCATCAGGATAGGACGCAGACGCATCTTAACGGCTTCCAGTGTTGCTTCAATCAGCCCTTTACCTTCTTTCTCCATCAGGTCTTTGGCGAATTCCACAATCAG is a genomic window containing:
- a CDS encoding Lrp/AsnC family transcriptional regulator; this translates as MLDKTDRKLLQLLQEDAALSLNTLSEAVNLTSTPCWKRLKRLEDEGYIRKRVALLDPEKLGLGLTVIVMIKTQHHSSEWYTQFVEFVQQMPDVVEFYRMAGEFDYMLQVEVVDMKCFDHFYKKLVNGVPGLIDVTSNFAMERIKYTTALPIPEKCKAD
- a CDS encoding SmdB family multidrug efflux ABC transporter permease/ATP-binding protein — protein: MSEQTRPEAAKNLWPSLKRLLGYGRNYRRPMAVAIVMLWLTAIAEVAAPVLVSYFIDNMVAKNQIVLSVTLLLVAGFVALQIAASLLHYFQLIYFNQAAVGVVQTLRADVMDAALRQPLSAFDTQPVGQLISRVTNDTEMIKDLFVNVLPTLFRSVALIVVMLIAMYSLEWRMALVATAMFPAVMLVMWIYQRLSTPIVRRVRSYLADINDGFHEIISGMTVIQQFRQQARFGERMFAANRRHYEVRMAALRLDGILLRPLLSLFSAAILCGLMLLFGVEGTGVIGVGVLYAFITYLGRLNEPLITLTSQQSVLQQAVISGERVFELMDSPQQKYGADDQPLTGGSIRVSHLTFAYQPGKPVLRDISIDVVEHSFVAFVGHTGSGKSTLANLLMGYYPWQAGEISLGGRPLEQFSHKALRQGIAMVQQDPVIMAASFRDNITLGRDIDDVRIHRVLEMVQLSEHVSQLEYGLDTELGEQGNTLSDGQKQLLAMARVLVQTPKILILDEATANIDSGTEQAIQKALQLIRRETTLVVIAHRLSTIVDADTIYVLNRGEMAESGSHRALLAEKGRYYQMYQLQQVGESLNAPEENYTPAL
- the amtB gene encoding ammonium transporter AmtB produces the protein MMKRKMVLPVVMSAVLPLPAFSATEGMERADNGFMLICAALVYFMTLPGIALFYGGLVRRENVLSVMTQVIVSFALVLLLWVFYGYSMAFSDGNGVIGGLSHAFLSGITPVSNSGSISQLTHVIFQGSFAAITVALITGALAERIKFTAFLLFTVIWFSLAYVPMAHMVWGGGWLAEDGALDFAGGTVVHINAAVAGLVGAYILGPRLLPGKTATKPHSLPMVFTGTAILYIGWFGFNAGSAGKPDGIAALAFLNTVIAVAAGVLAWVIAEWCMRGKPSLLGACSGCIGGLVGITPAAGTVGVAGAIVIGLISGIAGYWGVTALKRRLKADDVCDVFGIHGVCGIAGCLLTGVFTASALGGTGYAEGVTMLHQVWIQAESILVTVLWSGVITYIAFKCAALTTGVRCTEEDEISGLDISTHGEQAYNRS
- the tomB gene encoding Hha toxicity modulator TomB, with translation MDEYSPRNYDIAVLKYLCDELCREGTQTLIRSNNYWVNDLASDSNLKLNELLGYIADVAWSFKIKHTQNKDLISFVDEYIDETYALFGQMEVSFNDVEEWKKMASLVSSMLTSEGHLVH
- the tesB gene encoding acyl-CoA thioesterase II — its product is MSLALENLINLMALEKLEDGLFRGQSEDLGLPQVFGGQVAGQALYAAGQTVPADRRVHSFHSYFLRPGDSHKPIIYDVENLRDGKSFSARRISAIQNGKPIFYMTASFQGEESSFEHQNAMPEVPGPDELASETDIARKIAANLPPKMQALFLREQAIEWRPVRFYSPFQNPENPPVRYTWLKTNGTIPDDQALHQYLLSYASDYNFLPTALQPHGYGFMQPEIQIATIDHSMWYHRPFRLDEWLLYAVESPTASGGRGFVRGHFYNQTGVLVASTVQEGVLRLRDI
- a CDS encoding SmdA family multidrug ABC transporter permease/ATP-binding protein; translated protein: MRLFAQLKWYFLSEWRRYTGAVTFLIIIAVLQILPPRFVGIIVDGVTKETMTTTTLWGWVGVMLLIALVIYILRYIWRVWLFGASYKLAVRLRQDFYQQFSRQSPAFYHRYRTGDLIARSTNDVDKVVFAAGEGVLTLVDSFVMGLVVLLTMSIEISWQLTLLSLLPMPLMALAIKRYGQQLHQRFKTAQGAFSSLNNHAQESLSSIRMIKAFGLEDHQSSRFESVAAEAGRKNMHVAQIDARFDPTIIMAIGMSNLLAVAGGSWMVMQGTLTLGGLTSFIMYLGLMIWPMLALAWMFNIVERGSAAYSRIQSLLETPPVLADGTESPQPGRGELSVAVNEFCYPESRRAVLHDIRFTLRPGQLLGLCGPTGCGKSTLLALIQRHYDVTAGTICFQGRPLPELTFAGWHARLAVVNQTPFLFSDTIANNIALGRPGATQEEIEHAARLASVHDDIERLPLGYETQAGERGVMLSGGQKQRISIARALLMDAEILILDDALSAVDGQTEYRILQNLRRWGEGRTVIISAHRLSALTEADNILVLQQGGISAQGRHQELINQNGWYREMYHYQQLEAALDE
- a CDS encoding HHA domain-containing protein, whose protein sequence is MTKLDYLMRLRKCTSIETLERVIEKNKYELTDDELEVFYSAADHRLAELTMNKLYDKIPASVWKFVR
- a CDS encoding P-II family nitrogen regulator translates to MKMIMAIIKPFKLNDVRDALNEEGIQGLTVLEVRGAGRQKGHTELYRGEEYSTDFLPKTQLTIVVPDDSLDRIIEAICRSAYTGSIGDGKIFVSDITQAVRIRTGEQNDEAI